The following are encoded together in the Dickeya lacustris genome:
- a CDS encoding coniferyl aldehyde dehydrogenase, with the protein MPLAQTHNDLKAILQTMKNAHIAHGPADAALRRDRLIRSARLIRENYVSLSQAMDADFGHRSVYQSLVADMATTVRALEHSAEHVAQWMQPERVESPMPGMQAWIQQQPLGVVGVISPWNFPINLAFAPLAGVFSAGNTAMLKPSELTPATSELLAELIARYFDPLELEVVLGDAAVGAAFSSLPFDHLVFTGSSGVGRHVMRAAADNLVPVTLELGGKSPVVIDNDADIGLAAQRTLTVKTFNAGQICLSPDYVMLAQEKIDDFIHASKTFMAGAFPTLQRNPDYTSIITARHYERLIGLLNDAASRGATLVSLAPQGEPDFDAGSRKIAPHLVLNVTDDMQIMQEEIFGPLLPIRTTASLDEAIAYINAHPRPLAAYYFGQQAAQQTAFAERTTSGALVINDVMTHASIEALPFGGVGASGMGAYHGIHGFRRFSHAKPVVVQNEEGTLNLRLRAPYNDKLSQLEAFLNG; encoded by the coding sequence ATGCCTTTAGCGCAAACGCATAATGATTTAAAAGCGATATTACAGACCATGAAAAACGCTCATATCGCGCATGGCCCGGCTGATGCGGCGTTGCGTCGCGACAGATTGATTCGTAGCGCACGGCTTATCCGTGAAAACTATGTGTCACTGAGCCAGGCGATGGATGCGGATTTTGGTCATCGTAGCGTGTATCAGTCGCTGGTCGCCGATATGGCGACCACCGTGCGGGCGCTTGAGCATTCAGCCGAGCATGTGGCGCAGTGGATGCAACCGGAGCGCGTTGAGAGTCCGATGCCCGGTATGCAGGCCTGGATACAGCAACAGCCGCTTGGCGTGGTTGGCGTGATAAGCCCGTGGAATTTCCCGATTAATCTGGCGTTTGCGCCGCTGGCAGGGGTTTTCTCTGCGGGTAATACCGCGATGCTGAAGCCTTCTGAGTTAACGCCCGCTACCTCAGAACTGCTGGCCGAGCTGATTGCCCGTTATTTTGACCCGCTCGAACTGGAAGTGGTGTTGGGCGATGCCGCTGTCGGTGCCGCGTTCAGCAGTTTGCCGTTTGATCATTTGGTGTTTACCGGTAGCTCCGGCGTTGGTCGCCATGTGATGCGCGCCGCCGCCGATAATCTGGTGCCGGTCACACTGGAACTGGGCGGTAAGTCGCCGGTGGTTATCGATAACGATGCGGATATCGGCCTGGCTGCGCAACGGACATTAACGGTGAAAACCTTCAATGCCGGGCAGATTTGCCTGTCGCCAGACTATGTGATGCTGGCGCAGGAAAAAATCGATGACTTTATTCATGCCAGCAAAACCTTTATGGCCGGGGCGTTCCCAACGTTGCAGCGTAACCCGGACTACACATCGATTATTACCGCGCGCCATTACGAACGCTTAATCGGCCTGCTGAATGATGCAGCCAGCCGTGGCGCGACGCTGGTGAGCCTGGCCCCTCAAGGCGAGCCGGATTTTGATGCGGGTTCACGCAAAATTGCGCCGCATCTGGTGCTGAATGTCACCGATGATATGCAGATTATGCAGGAAGAGATTTTTGGCCCGTTGCTGCCGATACGCACGACGGCCTCACTGGATGAAGCGATTGCCTATATCAATGCGCATCCGCGCCCGCTGGCCGCGTACTACTTTGGCCAACAAGCGGCGCAGCAAACAGCGTTTGCTGAACGCACCACATCCGGTGCGCTGGTCATCAATGATGTGATGACACATGCAAGTATTGAAGCACTGCCCTTTGGTGGAGTTGGCGCATCCGGTATGGGCGCTTATCACGGCATTCACGGTTTCCGCCGTTTCAGCCATGCCAAACCGGTGGTGGTGCAAAATGAAGAGGGAACGTTAAACCTGCGTTTGCGTGCGCCCTATAATGACAAATTATCCCAGCTTGAAGCGTTTCTTAACGGCTAA
- a CDS encoding type 1 glutamine amidotransferase domain-containing protein: MKVLMVLTSHDQLGNTGKKTGFWLEEFAAPYYVFKDAGAEVVLASPAGGQPPLDPKSDLPEFQTELTHRFKADPAAQQALATTVTLDSVRMEDFDTVFYPGGHGPLWDLAESQTSIALIEAFERAGKPIGFVCHAPGVLRHVKAANGEPLIKGRRVTGFTNSEEAAVELTDVVPFLIEDEFQKLGGVYSKGPDWHPYLVEDGKLVTGQNPASSEVVAKALLKQLA, encoded by the coding sequence ATGAAAGTATTAATGGTATTAACATCTCACGATCAGTTAGGCAACACAGGCAAGAAAACCGGTTTTTGGCTGGAAGAGTTCGCGGCCCCGTATTATGTGTTTAAAGATGCAGGCGCTGAGGTAGTGCTGGCATCACCGGCTGGCGGGCAACCGCCGTTAGACCCGAAAAGCGATTTGCCAGAGTTCCAGACGGAGTTGACCCATCGCTTCAAGGCTGACCCGGCGGCACAGCAGGCATTGGCAACCACCGTAACGCTCGATAGCGTGCGTATGGAAGATTTTGACACGGTGTTTTATCCGGGTGGACATGGCCCGCTGTGGGATCTGGCGGAATCGCAGACCTCTATTGCACTGATTGAAGCCTTTGAACGCGCCGGAAAACCGATTGGTTTCGTTTGCCACGCACCGGGTGTCTTGCGCCATGTGAAAGCGGCGAATGGCGAGCCGTTGATTAAAGGCCGTCGTGTGACCGGCTTCACCAACTCGGAAGAAGCGGCCGTGGAGTTAACCGATGTGGTGCCGTTCCTGATTGAAGACGAGTTCCAGAAACTGGGTGGCGTGTACTCGAAAGGCCCGGATTGGCACCCCTACCTGGTTGAAGATGGCAAACTGGTTACTGGCCAGAACCCAGCCAGTTCAGAAGTGGTTGCCAAGGCATTGTTAAAACAACTGGCGTAA